A window from Alkalicoccobacillus plakortidis encodes these proteins:
- a CDS encoding CCA tRNA nucleotidyltransferase codes for MLGKQEADNVIHQLHKDGHRAYFVGGAVRDELLQRHSSDIDITTSAKPAEICLLFARAHQMNTQHQTVLVRSGNIQVEVTTERGGSLEDDLLHRDFTMNAMAKTVDGTLIDPCNGQKDLQNRMIRSLHPKERMMEDPLRMLRAIRFVSELDFEIDPKLLSVLKQQAYLLKEVAQERVLQEWEKLLKGVATQKAFRYLKRTTLFRYLPGFSLSNKEMEKLITMPKWDQPNESIFAWVLFLIWIDKDSEETLRMLLLSNEKKRQIKVRMQLFYTRQTEQLDDWMLYQSGFDVAQDVEEIRRILGLDSIEPDHISKRWDALPIQSRQELCISGRDLLKSQQQAGPWIKQELEWLEYQVINCGLHNAKQDLLQCIERKRQDEK; via the coding sequence GTGTTAGGTAAGCAGGAGGCAGACAATGTGATTCATCAGCTACATAAAGATGGTCATCGTGCTTATTTTGTTGGTGGAGCAGTTCGTGACGAGTTATTACAGCGTCACTCATCTGATATAGACATCACTACATCAGCAAAACCAGCAGAAATTTGTTTGTTGTTTGCTCGTGCTCATCAGATGAATACACAACATCAAACGGTACTAGTCCGGTCAGGAAATATTCAAGTAGAAGTTACCACAGAGCGTGGTGGATCGCTCGAAGATGATTTGTTGCATCGTGATTTTACAATGAATGCAATGGCAAAAACAGTTGATGGAACATTAATTGATCCATGTAATGGCCAAAAAGATCTTCAAAATAGAATGATTCGTTCTCTACATCCAAAGGAGCGAATGATGGAAGATCCACTTCGTATGCTTCGAGCTATTCGTTTTGTCAGTGAACTCGATTTTGAGATCGATCCAAAACTTCTTTCCGTATTAAAACAACAAGCATACTTGCTGAAAGAGGTTGCCCAGGAACGAGTCCTTCAGGAATGGGAAAAGCTATTAAAAGGAGTAGCGACACAAAAAGCGTTTCGTTATTTAAAGCGAACGACGTTGTTTCGCTATTTACCTGGCTTTTCATTGTCCAACAAAGAAATGGAGAAGCTGATTACTATGCCCAAATGGGATCAGCCAAACGAATCCATTTTTGCGTGGGTCCTTTTTTTAATATGGATTGACAAAGATTCAGAAGAAACCTTACGTATGCTCCTGCTATCGAATGAAAAAAAACGTCAGATAAAAGTCCGAATGCAGCTATTCTATACACGGCAGACAGAACAATTAGATGACTGGATGCTTTATCAGTCCGGATTCGATGTGGCACAAGATGTGGAAGAGATAAGACGTATACTTGGACTTGATTCAATCGAACCTGATCATATTTCAAAGCGATGGGATGCACTTCCTATACAGTCACGCCAAGAGCTTTGTATATCGGGTAGGGATCTTCTTAAAAGCCAACAACAAGCTGGACCATGGATCAAACAAGAACTAGAATGGCTTGAATACCAGGTTATAAATTGTGGGTTACACAATGCAAAGCAAGACCTTCTTCAGTGTATAGAAAGGAAGAGACAAGATGAGAAGTAA
- the dinG gene encoding ATP-dependent DNA helicase DinG, whose protein sequence is MKQRVILQAKGDRIIQIGAVKIKNDSIIDRFVTFVNPEQPISPFIQELTGISDHDVIEAPLFRDVASDLLDFMKDCAFVAHNVQFDWGFLSNQLKLEGYVVPKTPIYDTVELARILMPYEESYKLGMLADGMGFSHDRPHQADSDAEATAMIFLHVLKKLSQLPLLTLQQLLPLSKRYKSHIESNIQELIADKLKSGDTGELSYDCFRGLALKRVSDQQIEEIPEQSTIDQARETFMTGHHSLATAFEQYEQRLGQQQMINTIYQAFTENEHAMIEAGTGTGKSLAYLIPSAFYAFESKKPVIISTQTIPLQDQLLSRDVPLLKKLLPFPVRFTLLKGRSHYLDLRKFELSLDSSQESSYDVILTKSQILIWLTETEYGDIEELNLPSGGRGYWYEIQSDAASDLGRYSPWFSRCFYHRARKRAHDAHIIITNHSLLLTDIVHNQQLLPSYSHVVIDEAHHLEDTASERLGLKTDYLSFSFLLQRLGDISAEGILQKMATLAKKAGNDSEKWSESAQKLCETKDELDDLFRMIHAYALKAKKKASSDTGRTRYTYRSFDENSELWSAILECAMRVHASLSNVCLNLESMVASVEAKREELSYRDRALWADGSRMISSLLEEDEQLYELLLEYDENQVYWIEAEPKGARNATFLYSKPIDVSERLADDFFGRKKSVILTSATLTVNGSFDYQKNKLGLEDFGIITSLIESPFQYLTQAKVLIPSDLPAIKDVSDEEFAVEVAIKIWRIAEASKSKLMVLFTSYEMLRTVYQFVKDFNEHEVFQLVGQGITSGSRAKLMKMFKQSDLGILFGTSSFWEGIDLPGDELKHVIIVRLPFSPPDEPLLKAQLEQAKEHGRNPFMDVSLPQAIIRFKQGFGRLIRTQHDKGCVFVFDRRITTTRYGSLFIKSLPNVPVHEGKLEDLLEEHQSYL, encoded by the coding sequence TTGAAACAACGGGTCATTCTCCAAGCTAAAGGAGACCGGATTATTCAGATCGGAGCAGTGAAAATAAAAAATGACAGCATTATCGATCGCTTTGTAACATTTGTTAATCCAGAGCAGCCCATTAGCCCGTTTATTCAGGAACTGACAGGCATTTCAGATCATGATGTGATAGAAGCACCCTTATTTCGTGATGTTGCATCAGATTTACTTGACTTCATGAAGGATTGTGCTTTTGTTGCACATAATGTGCAATTTGATTGGGGGTTTCTTTCTAATCAATTAAAATTAGAAGGGTATGTTGTTCCTAAAACACCCATTTATGACACAGTTGAACTAGCGAGAATTTTGATGCCTTATGAGGAAAGCTACAAATTAGGTATGCTTGCTGACGGTATGGGTTTTAGCCATGATCGTCCCCATCAAGCTGACAGCGATGCTGAAGCTACAGCTATGATTTTTTTACATGTTCTAAAAAAACTTAGCCAGTTACCATTGTTGACTTTGCAGCAATTATTGCCATTAAGTAAAAGGTATAAAAGCCATATAGAGAGTAATATCCAAGAACTAATAGCAGATAAATTAAAGTCAGGGGATACGGGCGAACTCAGCTATGATTGTTTTCGCGGTCTGGCTTTAAAACGAGTATCAGATCAACAAATAGAAGAGATTCCTGAGCAAAGCACGATTGATCAAGCTAGAGAAACATTTATGACTGGGCATCATTCATTAGCCACAGCCTTTGAACAATATGAGCAAAGGCTTGGACAACAGCAAATGATTAACACGATTTATCAAGCTTTTACAGAAAACGAGCACGCCATGATTGAAGCTGGAACGGGAACTGGTAAAAGTTTGGCCTATCTAATTCCGTCCGCTTTTTATGCATTCGAAAGCAAAAAACCGGTTATTATTAGTACACAAACCATCCCATTACAAGACCAACTGCTTTCAAGAGATGTTCCGTTACTAAAAAAGCTCTTACCATTTCCCGTGCGTTTTACGTTGTTAAAGGGACGAAGCCATTATTTAGATCTGCGTAAATTTGAGCTTAGTTTAGACTCATCGCAAGAAAGCTCATATGATGTGATCTTAACAAAGTCACAAATTTTAATATGGTTAACTGAAACCGAATATGGGGATATTGAAGAGTTGAATTTACCTTCTGGTGGTAGGGGATATTGGTATGAAATTCAAAGCGATGCTGCTTCTGATTTAGGAAGGTATAGTCCTTGGTTCTCAAGATGTTTTTACCATCGAGCTAGGAAACGTGCTCATGATGCTCATATTATCATTACCAACCACTCGCTTTTATTAACGGACATTGTACATAATCAACAGCTACTTCCATCGTACAGTCATGTCGTGATTGATGAAGCTCATCATCTAGAAGACACGGCAAGTGAAAGACTCGGTTTGAAAACAGACTATCTCTCATTCTCATTCCTTCTTCAACGATTAGGAGATATAAGTGCGGAAGGTATTCTACAGAAAATGGCGACACTAGCCAAAAAAGCAGGCAACGATTCAGAAAAATGGTCTGAATCTGCACAGAAGCTTTGCGAAACAAAAGATGAACTCGACGATTTATTTCGTATGATTCATGCGTATGCACTTAAGGCTAAAAAGAAAGCTTCATCAGATACTGGCCGAACACGATATACGTATCGATCTTTTGATGAAAATAGTGAACTGTGGTCAGCAATTTTAGAGTGTGCAATGAGAGTCCATGCGTCTCTTTCGAATGTTTGCCTGAATTTAGAATCAATGGTTGCTTCCGTTGAGGCAAAGCGAGAAGAGCTTTCTTATCGCGATCGGGCACTTTGGGCAGATGGAAGTCGAATGATCTCTTCCTTGCTGGAAGAAGATGAACAGCTCTATGAATTGCTTCTTGAATATGATGAAAATCAGGTATATTGGATTGAAGCTGAACCAAAAGGAGCTAGAAATGCGACCTTTTTATATAGTAAACCAATTGATGTATCTGAGCGTTTGGCGGATGACTTTTTTGGTCGTAAAAAAAGTGTCATTCTTACCTCGGCTACCCTAACCGTCAACGGTTCTTTTGATTATCAGAAAAACAAGTTGGGACTAGAGGATTTTGGTATTATCACGTCGTTAATTGAATCTCCATTTCAATACCTTACTCAAGCAAAAGTGTTAATTCCATCTGATTTGCCGGCAATTAAGGATGTAAGTGATGAAGAGTTTGCTGTTGAAGTGGCGATTAAGATTTGGCGAATAGCAGAAGCAAGCAAGAGTAAATTGATGGTTTTATTCACGTCTTATGAGATGTTACGCACCGTTTATCAATTTGTGAAGGATTTTAATGAACATGAAGTATTTCAACTGGTAGGACAAGGCATTACAAGTGGAAGTCGAGCAAAGCTAATGAAAATGTTTAAGCAATCGGACTTAGGCATCTTATTTGGAACGAGTAGTTTCTGGGAAGGTATTGATTTGCCAGGGGATGAGTTAAAGCACGTCATTATTGTGCGCTTGCCATTTTCGCCACCAGATGAACCTTTATTAAAAGCTCAACTTGAACAAGCAAAGGAACATGGTCGAAATCCTTTTATGGACGTTTCATTACCTCAAGCGATTATTCGGTTTAAGCAAGGCTTTGGGCGATTAATTCGTACGCAGCATGATAAGGGCTGTGTCTTTGTTTTTGACAGACGAATTACCACAACACGATATGGTTCGTTGTTTATTAAATCATTACCTAATGTGCCTGTTCATGAAGGGAAACTAGAGGATTTGCTTGAGGAGCACCAGTCCTATTTATAA
- a CDS encoding amidohydrolase, whose protein sequence is MAEMIKSGTIGFLEMYHLNMDDFAEEIERVGMRAVLTRSVIGLCSREEQDAKLDESASFATRWNGAANKRIHTMLAPHAPYTCPIDYIGRIVERARDLKLPVHMHLAETKKEIDDYKASHGLHPLDHLHEQGLLDDMQWLFAHGVHLDESHIQLLAEKNAHVSHNPISNLKLGSGMAPLTQLLQADVSVSIGCDGVSANNTLDLWEELRMAVLLQKGLTQQADAISVPKALRMATREGATALQTGQPAVIREGVEADFIVIDQTAAHLQPEQHLHSHLVYAARGSDVCDVYVQGKILMENRELKTLDEEKIRFEANDQYEKILHSLT, encoded by the coding sequence ATGGCAGAAATGATTAAATCCGGTACCATTGGTTTTTTGGAGATGTATCATTTAAATATGGATGATTTTGCCGAAGAAATCGAGCGCGTTGGAATGAGAGCTGTATTGACTCGCTCAGTAATTGGACTTTGTTCTCGTGAAGAACAAGATGCAAAATTAGATGAATCAGCATCATTTGCAACACGTTGGAATGGTGCGGCAAATAAACGAATTCACACGATGCTTGCTCCACATGCTCCTTATACTTGTCCAATTGATTATATTGGGCGTATTGTAGAGAGAGCAAGAGATTTAAAGCTACCAGTCCATATGCATTTAGCTGAAACAAAAAAAGAAATTGACGATTATAAAGCTTCACACGGACTACATCCACTAGACCATCTTCATGAACAAGGCTTACTTGACGATATGCAGTGGTTGTTTGCTCATGGTGTTCATTTAGACGAATCACATATTCAATTACTAGCAGAAAAAAATGCTCACGTTAGTCATAATCCAATAAGTAATTTAAAGTTAGGTTCAGGCATGGCACCTCTAACTCAATTGTTACAAGCTGATGTATCTGTTTCAATTGGATGTGATGGAGTCTCGGCAAACAATACGTTAGATTTGTGGGAAGAGCTACGCATGGCCGTGTTATTACAAAAGGGCTTAACTCAGCAGGCAGATGCTATCTCTGTGCCAAAAGCCTTACGTATGGCAACAAGAGAAGGTGCAACAGCTCTACAAACAGGGCAACCTGCAGTAATTCGTGAGGGTGTTGAGGCAGATTTTATAGTGATTGATCAAACGGCTGCTCATTTACAGCCAGAACAGCATCTACATTCACATCTTGTGTATGCTGCGCGTGGATCCGATGTGTGTGATGTTTATGTACAAGGAAAAATTTTGATGGAAAACAGAGAGCTGAAAACGTTAGATGAAGAGAAAATTCGTTTCGAGGCAAATGATCAATATGAGAAAATTCTTCATTCTTTAACATAA
- a CDS encoding tetratricopeptide repeat protein: MKQHLQTTAQTDNTMYHSLGTMYFEQNQIKRATISLESEKAEGHQEEWRRLFLAYAYLVSGYTNDTIEQFIYLIQTAKQESVRHFSYAGLGCYFTVNGNIDRGAEMFEQAKSLTPTSDVVYNLGVCYYLSGAMQLSAEYFKRYTDHVEKDAEAICFHGLVRIKLNEQEYAKKLWTQALDVYTSADDLIRLALLCEWYGFFELAVNCYRKAIVLGADRIQAEHGLAWNLALDDQLRVAWPIFNRLIKEQPHNPHIRRSLQHLGRLFEEKQNTK, from the coding sequence GTGAAACAGCATCTACAAACCACGGCTCAAACAGACAATACGATGTACCACTCACTCGGAACGATGTATTTTGAACAAAACCAAATTAAACGGGCCACTATTTCATTAGAGTCAGAAAAAGCAGAAGGACATCAAGAAGAGTGGAGACGATTATTTCTTGCGTACGCTTATTTAGTAAGTGGATATACAAACGATACCATTGAACAGTTTATTTATCTTATTCAAACAGCTAAACAAGAAAGTGTACGACATTTTAGTTATGCAGGGTTGGGTTGTTATTTTACTGTAAATGGGAATATTGATCGTGGTGCTGAAATGTTTGAACAAGCAAAATCTCTAACACCAACTTCTGATGTCGTGTATAATTTAGGTGTATGTTACTATTTATCCGGAGCCATGCAATTGTCAGCGGAATATTTTAAACGATATACCGATCATGTTGAAAAAGACGCAGAAGCAATCTGTTTTCATGGCTTGGTCAGGATTAAATTAAACGAGCAAGAGTATGCAAAAAAATTGTGGACACAAGCTCTAGATGTGTATACATCTGCTGATGACCTTATAAGGTTAGCATTGTTATGTGAATGGTATGGCTTTTTTGAGCTGGCTGTGAATTGTTATAGAAAAGCGATCGTTCTTGGGGCAGATCGAATTCAAGCTGAACATGGTTTAGCGTGGAACTTAGCACTTGATGATCAGCTGCGAGTAGCCTGGCCGATATTTAATCGTTTAATTAAAGAACAACCTCATAACCCACATATCAGAAGGTCACTTCAACATCTTGGCAGATTATTTGAGGAGAAACAAAATACAAAGTAG
- a CDS encoding amidohydrolase family protein, with protein MNTLLTNVRIATMDDSFSIIESGYVLIKGSIFSKVESGEPSEEIRNQADRIRDMEGKWVLPGLYNTHGHAAMTLMRGYEDDLPLDRLVKGKNMAI; from the coding sequence GTGAATACATTGTTAACAAATGTGCGAATTGCAACAATGGATGATTCGTTTTCAATTATTGAATCAGGTTATGTGTTGATCAAAGGCTCTATTTTTTCAAAAGTAGAATCTGGTGAACCAAGCGAAGAAATTAGGAATCAAGCAGACAGAATTAGGGATATGGAAGGCAAATGGGTACTTCCTGGCCTTTATAATACTCATGGTCATGCTGCGATGACACTCATGCGTGGTTACGAGGATGATCTTCCATTAGATCGCTTGGTTAAAGGAAAAAATATGGCCATTTGA
- a CDS encoding pyridoxal phosphate-dependent aminotransferase yields the protein MKLAKRVDALTPSSTLAITAKAKELKAQGHDVIGLGAGEPDFNTPQYIIDAAVKSMEEGHTKYTPAAGLPALKDAIIGKLKQDQGLDYQAPEVFVGTGAKHVLYTLFQALLDEGDEVIIPTPYWVSYPEQVKLAFGVPVYVTGHEEFGFKLTPEQLETAVTDKTKAVIINSPSNPTGAMYSPDELKALGEVALKHDLIIVSDEIYEKLIYGGASHTSIAELSPELKAQTIVINGVSKSHSMTGWRIGYAAGDATLIKAMTNLASHSTSNPTTSAQYGAIAAYTKDDGSVETMRKAFEERLNVAYEKLIQIPGVSCVKPQGAFYLFPNVRETVSLCGFPDVDTWVEALLEEEKVALVPGSGFGAPDNVRLSYATSLDQFLAALERIERFVLSKTKG from the coding sequence ATGAAATTAGCCAAAAGAGTAGATGCACTTACACCATCAAGTACATTAGCGATTACCGCTAAGGCAAAAGAATTAAAAGCACAAGGTCATGATGTGATTGGACTTGGAGCAGGGGAACCTGACTTTAACACGCCACAGTATATTATTGATGCTGCTGTAAAATCGATGGAAGAGGGGCATACCAAATATACACCCGCCGCCGGATTGCCAGCATTAAAGGATGCTATTATTGGTAAGCTTAAACAGGATCAAGGACTCGACTATCAAGCCCCTGAGGTTTTTGTAGGTACCGGTGCTAAACATGTATTATATACATTATTTCAAGCCTTGTTAGATGAAGGTGATGAGGTTATTATCCCTACACCATATTGGGTAAGCTATCCAGAGCAGGTAAAGCTTGCTTTTGGAGTACCTGTTTATGTAACAGGTCATGAGGAGTTTGGTTTTAAGCTAACGCCAGAGCAATTGGAAACAGCTGTCACAGATAAAACAAAAGCTGTCATCATTAATTCTCCAAGTAATCCAACAGGCGCAATGTATTCACCTGATGAATTAAAAGCGTTAGGAGAAGTCGCCCTTAAACATGATCTCATTATTGTTTCTGATGAAATATATGAAAAATTGATCTATGGTGGCGCATCTCACACATCGATAGCCGAATTAAGTCCTGAGCTGAAGGCACAAACGATTGTCATAAACGGGGTATCAAAATCTCATTCGATGACTGGTTGGAGAATTGGATATGCTGCAGGTGATGCAACGTTAATCAAAGCGATGACAAATCTAGCGAGCCACAGTACATCAAATCCAACAACAAGTGCACAATATGGAGCAATTGCCGCTTATACAAAAGACGATGGCTCTGTAGAAACGATGCGTAAAGCCTTCGAAGAGAGACTAAATGTCGCATATGAAAAGCTCATTCAAATTCCAGGCGTTTCATGTGTCAAACCTCAAGGTGCATTTTATCTTTTCCCAAATGTACGTGAGACGGTTTCATTATGTGGATTTCCAGATGTTGATACGTGGGTGGAAGCACTTCTAGAAGAAGAAAAAGTAGCGCTTGTACCGGGTTCAGGCTTTGGAGCACCAGATAATGTACGTTTGTCGTATGCAACGTCATTAGACCAATTTCTCGCAGCGCTTGAGCGCATTGAACGATTTGTTCTAAGCAAAACAAAAGGATAA
- a CDS encoding biotin--[acetyl-CoA-carboxylase] ligase, whose product MRSKLVQELVEHQGTYLSGESLSQALGVSRTAIWKQIDVLKKSGYQIDSVPKKGYQLLSRPDGLQEHDLHLYLKSKRLGHTVAYYASVPTTQAIAHDLAEAGSEEGHLVVADEQTGGRGRFGRNWSSAPGTSISMSLLLRPKLAPQQVPQLTLVAAVAVTRAIEKVTQLKADIKWPNDILINGKKIVGILTEMQSEPGLAKVVILGIGINANQSESELNHDNRNRSTSLAIEAGTSINRAKLLAAVLEEFEWLYDTYVEKGFAEIKLLWEARSISIGKQLKAQTINGTITGLSTGISAEGALLLEDDQGIIHTVYSADIE is encoded by the coding sequence ATGAGAAGTAAGCTCGTTCAAGAACTAGTTGAGCATCAGGGAACGTATCTCTCCGGAGAATCCTTAAGCCAAGCACTTGGAGTTTCAAGAACAGCCATATGGAAGCAGATTGACGTTTTAAAGAAAAGTGGTTATCAGATCGATTCTGTGCCTAAAAAAGGATATCAGCTTCTATCTCGTCCAGATGGCTTGCAGGAGCATGACCTACATCTGTATCTGAAATCAAAAAGACTAGGTCACACTGTTGCGTATTATGCCTCTGTACCAACAACTCAAGCCATTGCACACGATTTGGCTGAAGCGGGTTCTGAGGAAGGTCATCTTGTAGTCGCAGATGAACAGACAGGTGGACGCGGTCGATTTGGTCGAAATTGGAGTTCTGCACCTGGTACAAGCATCTCCATGAGTTTGCTTTTGCGACCAAAGCTTGCCCCGCAACAGGTTCCACAATTAACACTTGTTGCAGCGGTTGCCGTTACAAGAGCCATCGAAAAAGTAACACAGCTTAAAGCAGATATAAAATGGCCGAATGATATATTAATAAATGGCAAGAAGATTGTTGGCATTTTAACTGAAATGCAGTCTGAGCCAGGGCTTGCCAAAGTGGTGATTCTTGGGATTGGAATAAATGCAAACCAATCTGAATCAGAATTAAATCACGATAATAGAAATCGCTCAACCTCTCTAGCAATTGAAGCAGGTACGTCAATTAACCGTGCTAAACTTTTGGCGGCTGTGCTTGAAGAATTTGAATGGTTATATGATACGTATGTTGAAAAAGGCTTCGCTGAAATTAAATTACTATGGGAAGCGAGATCTATTAGTATCGGTAAACAATTAAAGGCACAAACGATAAATGGAACAATTACCGGTTTATCAACGGGAATATCAGCAGAGGGTGCATTATTGTTAGAAGATGATCAGGGCATTATTCATACTGTTTATTCAGCAGATATCGAATAA
- the panD gene encoding aspartate 1-decarboxylase, protein MFVTMMKSKIHRATITESDLNYVGSITIDENIMKAVNILENEKVQIVNNHNGARFETYVIKGEAGSGQICVNGAAARLVQPGDTIIIIAYAMMEALEAKEFKPQVAIMNAENQIDQLLGTEPAYTVL, encoded by the coding sequence ATGTTTGTAACTATGATGAAATCAAAAATTCATCGTGCAACGATTACAGAATCAGATTTAAACTATGTTGGAAGCATCACAATTGATGAGAATATCATGAAAGCTGTCAACATCCTTGAAAACGAAAAGGTACAAATTGTTAATAATCATAATGGTGCTAGGTTTGAAACGTATGTTATTAAAGGCGAGGCAGGTAGTGGACAGATTTGTGTAAACGGAGCAGCTGCTCGCCTTGTTCAGCCCGGAGATACCATTATTATTATTGCGTATGCCATGATGGAAGCATTAGAAGCAAAAGAGTTTAAACCTCAAGTAGCCATTATGAATGCTGAAAACCAAATTGATCAATTGCTTGGAACAGAACCAGCTTATACCGTCTTATAA
- the bshA gene encoding N-acetyl-alpha-D-glucosaminyl L-malate synthase BshA, with the protein MNYRIGISCYPTVGGSGVVATELGKQLAGKGHDVHFITSSIPFRLDRVYPNVYYHEVQVNQYAVFQHPPYDLTLASKMAEVIDREKLDILHVHYAVPHAICAILAKQMASHPVKIVTTLHGTDITILGVDRTLKPLIKFGIETSDAVTAVSDNLISQTHELVQTSKKIQTVYNFIDEREYRPVESGDLKERYGIQEHEAVFIHISNFRPVKRIQDVIRSFSLIRKSIKAKLLLIGDGQDLPAARDLIRQLELENEVLVLGSQKHLAELLSISDIMLLLSEKESFGLVALEAMACGVPVIGTNIGGIPEVIRDGVTGYLCEVGDVEAVSKKAVQLLDDPVIHKQFRQAAREDVLKRFHADKIVAEYEAIYKHVIEGNEGPV; encoded by the coding sequence ATGAACTATCGAATTGGAATAAGCTGCTATCCAACGGTTGGGGGATCAGGTGTGGTTGCAACTGAATTGGGTAAGCAGCTTGCAGGTAAGGGTCACGACGTTCATTTTATTACGTCAAGTATTCCTTTCCGTCTAGATCGTGTTTATCCTAACGTCTATTATCACGAGGTTCAAGTGAATCAATATGCAGTGTTTCAGCATCCTCCTTATGATTTGACACTTGCAAGTAAAATGGCAGAAGTGATAGATCGGGAGAAGCTTGATATTTTACATGTGCATTATGCCGTACCTCATGCCATTTGTGCCATTTTGGCAAAGCAGATGGCGTCTCATCCGGTTAAGATCGTAACGACACTACACGGTACGGACATTACAATTCTTGGAGTGGACCGCACGTTAAAACCACTGATTAAATTCGGCATAGAAACCTCTGATGCAGTCACTGCGGTTTCCGATAATTTAATTAGCCAAACCCATGAATTGGTACAAACATCAAAAAAGATTCAAACAGTATACAATTTTATTGATGAACGAGAATATCGTCCTGTTGAATCAGGCGACCTAAAAGAGCGATATGGTATTCAGGAGCATGAGGCTGTTTTTATCCATATTTCTAATTTCCGACCAGTTAAACGAATTCAAGATGTCATTAGAAGTTTCTCGTTAATAAGGAAATCAATCAAAGCAAAATTGCTTTTAATTGGCGATGGACAAGACCTTCCAGCTGCAAGAGATTTAATTCGTCAACTAGAACTTGAGAACGAAGTGCTTGTGTTGGGCAGTCAAAAGCATTTAGCAGAATTATTGTCGATTAGTGATATTATGTTGTTATTAAGTGAAAAAGAAAGCTTTGGGCTAGTAGCTTTAGAAGCAATGGCTTGTGGTGTTCCTGTTATTGGGACCAATATCGGAGGAATTCCTGAAGTGATACGTGATGGTGTCACTGGTTATTTATGTGAAGTTGGAGATGTAGAAGCCGTCTCAAAAAAAGCAGTGCAGTTATTGGATGATCCTGTTATCCATAAGCAATTTAGACAAGCAGCAAGAGAAGATGTGTTGAAGCGATTTCATGCAGATAAAATCGTAGCAGAGTACGAAGCGATTTACAAACATGTAATAGAAGGAAATGAGGGACCGGTTTGA
- a CDS encoding YpmA family protein: MGSKKEVLSTVKIQKAPDVYKMVDSLNRTLKDRDLLFGLALDEEDEQKMVFTIYKT; this comes from the coding sequence ATGGGTTCAAAAAAAGAAGTTCTTTCAACAGTTAAAATTCAAAAAGCTCCAGATGTCTATAAAATGGTCGATTCATTAAATCGCACCTTAAAAGATCGCGACCTGCTTTTTGGTCTTGCGTTAGATGAAGAGGACGAGCAGAAAATGGTTTTTACTATTTATAAAACGTAA
- a CDS encoding cell wall elongation regulator TseB-like domain-containing protein: MKKWIIIGIIAMVVLLTGVSVYAYSTVRAPLTEGYEQARQTILDSGELQSVDDVSYFHGEDSFFVVMGLDTEGDQAIAWVPQDQEDSTTVLKESDGITPEEAQSITESAVNASKIQSVKLGKEGNTALYEVKYLTESNQQGYYYLTFQDGSFIKRYSLNND, from the coding sequence ATGAAAAAGTGGATTATCATAGGAATCATTGCGATGGTGGTGCTTTTAACTGGTGTTTCGGTTTATGCTTATTCGACCGTTCGCGCTCCGTTGACAGAAGGATATGAACAAGCTCGCCAAACGATATTGGATTCAGGTGAACTTCAATCTGTAGACGATGTTTCTTATTTTCACGGTGAGGATTCATTTTTTGTTGTAATGGGTCTAGACACAGAAGGTGATCAAGCAATCGCATGGGTCCCACAGGATCAAGAAGATTCTACGACTGTTTTAAAGGAATCAGATGGTATAACACCGGAAGAGGCCCAAAGCATAACAGAGTCAGCGGTTAACGCTTCTAAAATTCAATCCGTAAAATTAGGTAAAGAAGGTAATACTGCGCTGTATGAAGTGAAATATCTAACGGAATCTAATCAACAAGGGTATTATTACCTAACATTTCAAGATGGTTCGTTTATAAAACGATATAGTTTAAATAATGACTAA